The genome window ACAGACTGCTGGCATGGGTCACAGCAGGGCTTCTGGCACGGGTCGCAGCAGGGCTTCTGGCACGGGTCACAGCAGACAGTTGTCTGGCACGGGTCACAGCAGGGCTTCTGGCACGGGTCACAGCAGGGCTTCTGGCACGGGTCgcagcagcaggactgctggCATGGGCTGCAGCAGACGCTTGTCTGGCATGGCTCGCAGCAGATGGTCTTCTGGCAcggctggctgcagcacacTGTTTTGCTCTTCACAATGGAGCAGCACCCGGTGGAGCAACATCCAGTAGAGCACATGTTGCAGCGTAGTCAAGGCTGGAAGGGGCGAGGACCTGAAACACAATGTACTTTCAGACACAACCCATCTTTCCTAGGACACAGATGTGTCTTGTGTCCAATACCAATGCCACCACCTAGGCCTATGGGCAACAGCCATATCACACACCACTTCCCATTTATTTCTCCTGAGCTGCAAAAAAAGATCCTTACAGAAACCAAGCCACCTGTCACCATCCCAGCGATATCTCTGCATCTTTTGAACTGTCCTGGAAACTCATTCTCCTGTGCTCATCCATGATGATCACTCCATGGATTTCCATCCCAAGAAGCTTGTTTTCCACTGGGCTCTCTCTGCCAACTGTCTTTTGCAATACGCAACAGACCAACAGGCTAGGAAAATCTGGTTTTCAGAGACAGCTGCAGATCATAGATTAGCTTAGGTTGGACgagacctttaaaggtcatctcACCCAACACCCCACAAAGACCGGATACAAAGACACATTTCAATTCATTGCTTGACCAAACCCAAATGAGAACCGTTGCTATCAAGGAACACTGCTAATAGCTAACACTTACCGTGCTAGCTGAGCAGTGCAGTTGAGTGAGGAGCAAAGGGATGGGGAGACCTTTTATTTAGCTCAAAATTGTCCTGCCGGAAATGAGGTACCCCACAGCAATTTGTGATTTACGCACTAAGCCTATACTTACTTGTTGAATGTCCCTTCATCTATTTAGTCTTTGCCTCGTGGTTTTTGACCAGCCCCTCAATTTTGTGTCATTATCAATCTGTTCTGtaaattttttacaattttttaatgtcaagTTAATTCTTGTGTGATGCTGGTGGAGGTATGTTTCTGCTCATTTTGCATATGGTAATGCTGTTATATTGAGATGCTAGGTGGCTTGTTCAGTGCTAGTGAGTACTCAATTAAcataaaaatcataattaaGATTGAGGAGCAGCTGATTTCAGAGGCATGCAGAGGCCTTCTGGATGTCAGTCACTCCtcaatatgatttttaaaaatagaattccAGGAAGTGTAATTCCAAGGCcccatgttttggttttggatgCAGAAATGGTGAAGCCCAATGTCTGTCTTCAGGGTTTCTGATCATCAGAAGGGCAAATATGTAACAGAAAGTTCTTGACATCTCATCCCTTGCTGCCTCATTCCATCCATGCATGGGAAAACACATGCCATTGGCCTTGCCAATATCAGAAATTTTAAGTGCAAAGTACTGTGAAAATTCCTTATGGAAATTTGGAATAGAGTTTGGGTCAAATTGGAGTCCatatttttccagttccttttggacatctttaaataaaagcaaaacacaaaacttttcTGGAAGTTTTACATCCTGTTTCCACTTAGCATAACTTGATCTGCAAAATTCCAGTTCCATTTTTTTAAGTCCTAGTATGCCCTTGAGTAATGAAAGATCCACCTACGGATGTTATTTTTTGAATAACTCTATGCTCAGTTCTCAGTCACCCATTGACATTCATTAGTTCTGATGTTAATGATCATGTTGCAATTATTCATTAATGAcgttaatatttattttgcatgaaaGCCTGAAGGCCTCATGTGATGCCCTGAGCATCTTTAGGATTTCAAATTAAACTACgtcttctaaaaaaattatctctCTCCGGTCAGAGGAAATTCACGGGACCTGCGATCATGACTGACgtgattaaatatttcatttctgagaTCATGccggggagcagggctgctgcggGAGCAGAGCACCGAAAGACCCTTGACCACCATCCTCTACAGGGTACAGCTTCACTGGAGATGCCCTGATTTCTGCTGAGGTGGAGGAGAGAAGATTCAGGCTGTTTCTGTTTATACAGAAAGACGGTGCAATCCAGATCACAGATGCTGAGGACAAGATGGGTCACCGCGAATCTTCAGTTTGACTTCTGGTGACATACAGCATGGGTTTCTGTTGAGTAGTTAATGATTTTATCTGGCTACATcccagcttttaaaatgctacCCAGTCTTGCTCTGAAGAATTCAAAGCACCATGAAGTCACCACTTCTCCTGGCAAGCTCTTTCCAAGGTTGATGTTCCTGCCCACTAAAACACAGGCTTCATTCCCTATTGAGTTTCGCTTCATGCTAACGACGGGTTAGACCAGGTCACTGCCACACATTACAATCTAATTAACGATAGAGATTTACACAAGCTGAGTACCTGCATCTCGCCTAACAATAAAGCTGGCTCATGGCAACCTGGGAGGTGGCCAGGAGGGGACTTCTGAGCGTgcagagaaaagacagacaagTTGGATCCTGAGCAGCGAGGTAAAGTAAGCGATATTAGTCAAAGTGAGGCAGTTTTCTGCTTGACTTTGTACGAACCTGGTGCATTGCTTCATGCAGTGTCCCTTGAGTCATAAAACCCACCACTACTGTTAGAACTGGATATGAACATCAGAGGTGTCTAAAGCCATGTAAGACAGATCCACAGGAAGCTGGGAGACCCATAGCTGATGTTAcaagagaagttaaaaaaaaataatattcaaattaggtaaaaaaaaccccaacccaatTAAAGTTAATCTTGAGTGAATGAACTTAGCAGGCTCTGTAAGGTGCCCAGAGTAACACCACTCTGATTTGAGAATTATGGATGCAGTGAAGCAAGCCTCACCGTGAAACAGCTAAGGTGAATTCCTCCTTGTTAATCCTCCGGGGTTTGCTCACAATTTATCCTTGTTGTGGAAATCCACTGTTAGGTTATTTAGCACATACTCATCAGAGCAGAAATGTTCCTCTAAGCTATCCAGAGCATTAGGTATAGAGGACTTCTCTTGCCAAATGTCCATGGcctctgaattaaaaaagaaggtaTTCTAACAAGCTAAAGCATTCATTAAGGCTTGTTCCTTGATGTTCCAGGTGTCAAACCTCTCCAGGGCTGACAGAAGcttagaatagaatagaaacaaaaccacctttGTCTTGTTTCCCTGTAATTGCGGCCATTTCTCATCCTCAAGTTAACAGGAACTTCAAGCTTGAGCACAGCAGGAAGCGTAACCAGCTCAGAGGCTTCGTGCTCTTTGTGGGActtgggaaaggaagaggaaataaaaagcgCCATGATTAATCACAGAATAGAAAGTTGGAGGCCTGGGGCAGCAAGGGGAAGTGGATGTATATACTTGAAGGCAAACACGCTCCTATGGACAGAAAGCCTTACTGACTCAATACTCAACGGCGGAGAGGTGAAGAGTGAGTAAGGAAAGGAGTTTTTAAAGTAGCTGCCAAGGGTCGTATGAAAATGACTCATCTCTCAGCCATGGCAACAGCTGGAGTGTAGGGGAGTCATTAACTGCCCTCTGCATCCTGTTTGCAACTTTTACTTTTTAGCAGGCTGTTCCTCTGTAATAACGATTTTCTCCATAACCTGCAAATAACTAATTCCAATTAGTTCTATACCAACCGGCCATTTAGCAGGTCCTTGCAATGTCCAGTTCATCCAGCCTATTTCCCATGCCTGCCCTGGGGTGGATGAATCATGCTGGGGAAAGCTTCTCTCATTTTACACTGTAGGAATTGTTTAATTGAGGGTATTCCAAGGCAGGTTCCAAACCCTGCAggatttgctttgttttgtttccaaatataGCGGCGGCTTTTAAAGATTGCATCTGCAGTAAAACCAGGAATGTGCAGACCAAGCCCCCCGGCTGTGACTCTGAAACCCCCATTATGTCTGCCGAGCTCAGGgcaaatatttggttttatcAGGAATTAACCCGACGTGTTCCTCCTAGCCTTCTGCATGTGCTGCAACACTCCTGGCATCACTGGTAGGTGCCACGGACATTTTCCTTGACTTTCATGTTTCCTTGATGTTCCTCCTGCTTTATCTATTTTCACCAGTGATTAAAGCATGGCTCTAAACCCATGAGATAAAACTGATGCCACCATGCAAGCAGATATGATGGAGTGGTGACTGAAAACATCCAGAACTGTTAGGTAGGCTTGAGATAAAATTTTTATTGTCTTGCTGGAGAgtgaagcagcaaagcaagaaagaaaccATTCCCAGTGGACAGTGAGCTTTGCATTGGCAGAAAGAAGATAACAGCTCCAAAGTTCATTAAACTGAGAGACTTCATCATCCTAATATCGCGCTACCTTCCAACTGTTTTAAAAGTGCTTgtttgcagagaagcagcacgGCTGGCGAGCAGTGAGCAAGGAGATGGGCTTGAGGCTTTGGGTGAGGAGTGAGCCGGTGGGTCCAAGTGCTGGGGCTGGATCCTGCTGCTAGTACTTGGGGTACGTCGGTGGCAGCTTGCAGATGTTCTTGGTGTACTGGGGGCAGTAGGGGGCCGGGGGGCAATAGCGCTGCACCGGGGGGCAATAGCTCTGCATGGGGGGGCAATAGCGCTGCACAGGGGGGCAATAGGTCTGCACCGGGGGGCAGCAGGGCGTCACGTAGTTGTACTTCTGCACGGGCTGCCTCTGGATGGTGTAATGGCAGGAGGGCCGGGAGTCATGGCAGGAGGGCCTGGAGTCATGGCAGGAGGGCCGGGAGTCATGGCAGGAGAGCCCTGAGTCATGGCAGGAGGAGTGGGATTCGTGGCAGGAGGTTTCGTGGCTGTGGCAGGACCTGCGGGAGCACATCTTGTGGAGTATCGGCAAAGCTGTCAGGAGCAAAAGATGAACAGAGTAAGAGGAGGTCCACATTCATTTCTTATtccctccccttttttaaaaaaatatttatcttgaGATGCCCAGCAAActgtttctccctttctttttgccttcctAACCCAAACTGAATGCACCCTCCGTCCTGCCTTATCCGCAGGGCTTGCTCTGACAATTCCTGCGTGAAGCCAGGTCCCTGCGAGCTGATGCAACGAGCCCCACGAGCCACTCCCAAACTCCATCTCCCCTGTGGAAGGGCACGGAGCTTGTGTCGCCCGAGGGTCCCTGCGTGTGCCTTTGCTGCACCTTCCCCGGT of Falco rusticolus isolate bFalRus1 chromosome 19, bFalRus1.pri, whole genome shotgun sequence contains these proteins:
- the LOC119159260 gene encoding putative small proline-rich protein 5, with amino-acid sequence MCSRRSCHSHETSCHESHSSCHDSGLSCHDSRPSCHDSRPSCHDSRPSCHYTIQRQPVQKYNYVTPCCPPVQTYCPPVQRYCPPMQSYCPPVQRYCPPAPYCPQYTKNICKLPPTYPKY